In Acidianus brierleyi, one genomic interval encodes:
- the nurA gene encoding DNA double-strand break repair nuclease NurA, whose product MIDKAYKELAENYDNLKNQLKTFYKNIGKEVSNKVKEIWIPYTPKSSIKKYLAIDGGEFVKEMRVGTIFIVNAEAILSNGINSEPIDTYTKVGVFRPGNLAKERVSELMATVETKLALKNSDKSDFILMDGSFNKKLNKGKGIESNLEYSLDDINSLKFYDENEMYKSLIVEKQITISKLINELDKRVLWISKTSRSRDIFLQQLSDLVILETFTYETGYTLPVCKRINQDDLVTHPLVNLSDFNVCTSFIRLKNGKKILRLDIVSKDKIEEKYIQQIIDNLSPVSIKGYPYPLLKVHYDVKVNIKDRERITRMLGLSRSGVDWWPNQFF is encoded by the coding sequence ATGATTGATAAAGCTTACAAAGAATTAGCAGAAAATTACGATAATCTAAAAAATCAATTAAAAACTTTTTATAAAAATATTGGGAAAGAAGTTTCGAATAAAGTGAAAGAAATATGGATTCCTTACACACCGAAATCATCAATAAAAAAATATCTAGCTATTGATGGAGGAGAATTCGTAAAAGAAATGAGAGTTGGAACAATATTTATAGTAAACGCTGAAGCTATATTAAGTAATGGTATAAATTCTGAACCGATAGATACATATACAAAAGTAGGTGTTTTTAGGCCAGGTAATCTAGCAAAAGAAAGAGTTTCAGAATTAATGGCAACAGTTGAAACTAAATTGGCATTAAAAAATAGTGATAAGTCAGATTTTATTTTAATGGACGGAAGTTTTAATAAGAAACTAAATAAAGGTAAAGGAATAGAATCAAACCTTGAATATTCCTTAGATGACATAAATTCTCTTAAGTTTTATGATGAAAACGAAATGTACAAATCATTAATAGTAGAAAAACAGATAACCATTTCTAAACTTATTAATGAGCTAGATAAGAGAGTATTATGGATATCAAAAACTAGTAGAAGTAGAGACATATTTCTCCAACAACTATCTGATTTAGTAATTCTAGAAACTTTCACATATGAGACAGGCTATACATTACCTGTATGTAAGAGGATTAATCAGGATGATTTAGTAACTCATCCACTTGTTAATTTATCGGATTTTAATGTATGTACTTCTTTTATTCGTCTAAAAAATGGCAAAAAGATTCTTAGACTAGATATAGTATCTAAAGATAAAATAGAAGAGAAATATATACAGCAAATTATAGATAATTTAAGCCCAGTAAGTATTAAGGGATATCCGTATCCTTTATTAAAAGTTCATTATGACGTAAAGGTAAACATAAAGGATAGAGAAAGAATTACACGAATGTTAGGATTATCTAGATCTGGAGTCGATTGGTGGCCAAATCAATTTTTCTGA
- a CDS encoding cation diffusion facilitator family transporter, translated as MEKSVFSFWLVFSILLMIFILSKNVIALAESLHALFDAITVSFSILAVYFMKNSNYTYGLHRLEVLSALVNTSIVFIGTILSVILSIVYVEFKIIENSSLVVISSILVSLILLLTINHKERGIRLHTISDIIGYLIGGFGAFISIFYNFKNIIDLITALLVVLVMLLLNVNTIKISLDVLMEKSPVDITMIEKNIREIFPGAHHIHVWALCDHMRIATLHVEENPDVTLRELDIKREKIEKILSQKFNINHVTIQFESKREDQKN; from the coding sequence ATGGAAAAATCAGTATTTAGTTTTTGGCTAGTATTTTCAATACTTTTGATGATATTTATTTTATCCAAAAACGTTATAGCTTTAGCTGAGTCCTTGCATGCATTATTTGATGCTATTACAGTGAGTTTTTCCATATTAGCTGTTTATTTTATGAAAAATTCTAACTATACATACGGGCTTCATAGACTCGAGGTTTTATCAGCATTAGTCAATACTAGTATTGTATTTATAGGCACAATATTGTCGGTCATTCTTTCCATAGTTTATGTTGAATTTAAAATAATAGAAAATTCATCTCTAGTAGTTATTAGTTCAATTTTAGTTTCTTTAATATTATTACTAACAATAAATCATAAGGAGAGAGGGATTAGGCTTCATACTATATCTGATATAATTGGATACTTAATAGGAGGTTTTGGAGCTTTCATATCAATATTCTATAATTTTAAGAATATAATAGATCTAATTACAGCACTATTAGTGGTATTAGTTATGTTACTTTTGAACGTTAATACTATAAAAATATCATTAGACGTTCTAATGGAAAAATCTCCTGTAGATATTACAATGATAGAAAAAAATATAAGGGAAATATTTCCTGGTGCTCATCATATTCATGTGTGGGCACTTTGTGATCATATGAGAATTGCTACTTTACATGTAGAAGAGAATCCGGACGTTACACTGAGGGAACTCGATATAAAAAGAGAAAAAATAGAAAAAATTCTTTCGCAAAAATTTAATATAAATCATGTAACTATACAGTTTGAATCCAAAAGAGAAGATCAGAAAAATTGA
- a CDS encoding class I SAM-dependent methyltransferase, giving the protein MEIFNNPNEYKGWYIKHIKIYNTEKKAVELLNLNDCLDIGSGPAVFHEVMKGRTISIDISEFMLKDVENDKIVADALYLPIRDNAVKCAFISVTICFISDVEAFIREIWRVANEINTCIVAKDSPWGEFYEELGKKGHKYYSKAHFISKDELIKYISKYYRIIKIISTLTYSPFDQEKEEEPRLDSSGSYVCVKGIKAINS; this is encoded by the coding sequence ATGGAAATATTTAATAATCCTAACGAATATAAGGGTTGGTATATAAAACACATAAAAATCTATAATACTGAAAAGAAAGCAGTGGAATTACTAAACTTAAATGACTGCCTAGATATAGGCTCTGGACCAGCAGTGTTTCATGAAGTAATGAAAGGTAGAACAATTTCTATAGATATTTCAGAATTCATGCTTAAAGACGTTGAGAATGATAAAATAGTAGCAGATGCTTTGTATCTTCCTATTAGAGATAATGCAGTAAAATGCGCTTTCATATCAGTAACAATATGTTTTATAAGTGATGTAGAGGCATTTATAAGAGAAATTTGGAGAGTAGCTAATGAGATTAATACATGTATAGTAGCTAAGGATTCACCGTGGGGAGAGTTTTATGAAGAATTAGGTAAGAAAGGGCATAAATACTATTCTAAAGCTCATTTTATATCAAAAGATGAACTTATTAAATACATTAGTAAATATTACAGAATAATTAAAATAATATCTACACTCACGTATTCTCCTTTTGATCAAGAAAAAGAAGAAGAGCCAAGACTAGATTCTAGCGGGTCTTATGTATGTGTTAAAGGTATAAAAGCTATCAATAGCTAA
- a CDS encoding CBS domain-containing protein has translation MGIIRESVILRPYDSILYAIKVMIMESVPKAVVTDEKQYPLGFLTQKDIIRFLFEKSEKRNLKDIFISEAMRKDFICVNQSIDPLEAAQVIIDKKQPLLIVCSDEDKYIGMIIKSDLNSFYSSQIKGLQKVSEYMTAPAITVSPKEDLFNAIKIILEKNLSRLIVFDDKIEGTITTTDLLYMAPIIKYKDVKIEVADVMSPNLIVIDEEEDLSNAAKLMASRKIKGIPVVKKDGTLSGVITTTDIVKALLDDKVRRYLYEIKMYTSTF, from the coding sequence ATGGGAATAATTAGAGAATCAGTAATTTTACGTCCTTATGATTCGATACTTTACGCAATAAAAGTAATGATAATGGAATCTGTACCAAAAGCTGTAGTAACTGACGAGAAACAATACCCGCTTGGTTTTTTAACACAGAAGGACATCATAAGATTTCTTTTTGAAAAATCAGAGAAAAGAAACCTAAAAGATATATTTATTTCAGAAGCTATGAGAAAGGATTTCATTTGTGTCAATCAATCAATAGATCCACTAGAAGCTGCACAAGTAATAATAGATAAAAAACAGCCTCTTCTTATAGTATGTTCTGATGAAGATAAGTATATTGGAATGATAATAAAAAGCGACCTTAATAGTTTCTATTCCAGTCAAATAAAAGGTCTTCAGAAAGTATCAGAATATATGACAGCACCTGCAATTACTGTAAGTCCTAAGGAAGATTTATTCAACGCAATAAAAATCATTTTAGAAAAAAATCTGAGTAGACTTATTGTTTTTGATGATAAAATAGAAGGAACTATAACTACTACGGATCTATTGTATATGGCTCCCATAATAAAATATAAAGATGTAAAAATAGAGGTTGCAGATGTAATGAGCCCAAATCTTATAGTAATAGACGAAGAAGAGGACTTGTCTAATGCTGCTAAACTTATGGCATCAAGAAAAATTAAAGGTATACCGGTTGTTAAAAAAGACGGTACACTTTCTGGAGTAATTACAACTACAGATATCGTAAAAGCATTATTAGATGATAAAGTTAGAAGATATCTATATGAAATAAAAATGTATACTTCTACCTTTTAG
- a CDS encoding MTH1187 family thiamine-binding protein, with amino-acid sequence MKYIVDISVEPIGTGTTSISKYVKIVYDVLKSKGIKFYPAPSMTSLELDDITQLGYILKDIDDALASEGIKRIVSFMKIDDRRDKENSIEHKLEVIKT; translated from the coding sequence ATGAAATACATAGTTGATATAAGTGTAGAACCTATAGGAACTGGAACTACAAGTATATCTAAATATGTAAAAATAGTCTACGATGTGCTAAAATCAAAGGGAATAAAATTCTATCCAGCTCCTTCTATGACAAGCTTAGAATTAGATGATATTACTCAATTAGGGTATATTTTAAAAGATATTGATGATGCTTTAGCTTCTGAGGGTATTAAAAGAATAGTTAGTTTTATGAAGATAGATGATAGAAGAGATAAAGAAAACTCAATAGAGCATAAACTAGAAGTTATAAAAACCTAA
- a CDS encoding Fur family transcriptional regulator, giving the protein METDNVELLRKKGLKVTPQRIAILKLLNRGGHFNGEQIFEELKKTEPSISLSTVYNTLDVLEKSGIINSFEANGITWYEMRRIPHINVFCIDTNEIIDMDVNLESISEQLNEKGIKVINLSLVAYAECSSLKEH; this is encoded by the coding sequence ATGGAAACTGATAATGTTGAATTATTGAGAAAGAAGGGATTGAAAGTAACTCCACAAAGAATTGCTATCTTAAAACTCCTAAATAGAGGTGGGCATTTCAACGGAGAGCAAATTTTTGAGGAACTGAAAAAAACTGAACCTAGCATAAGTTTATCTACTGTATATAATACGCTCGACGTTCTAGAAAAATCTGGAATAATAAATTCTTTTGAAGCTAACGGAATAACATGGTACGAGATGAGAAGAATACCACATATAAATGTATTTTGCATAGATACTAACGAAATAATTGATATGGATGTAAATTTGGAAAGTATAAGTGAACAATTAAATGAGAAAGGAATAAAAGTGATTAACTTAAGCCTTGTAGCTTATGCAGAATGCTCTAGTTTGAAAGAACATTAA
- a CDS encoding nucleoside hydrolase codes for MARNVILDSDTASDDTIAILLASKLFNLVGVTIVSGNVNFEQEVKNALFTLEYFNMDVPVFMGSSRPILGIWKTVEEVHGKKGMGKIEHLESNRKAEKEHAVDAIIRLSKEYDNLEILAVSPLTNLALAYLKDPSIVQRIRKVWIMGGAFSRGNTTCIAEFNFWVDPEAAKIVLHAGFDITIVPWEVTEDAAFIDDNLWNKIEKLNTRSSNFFVSVNSTLREYSKAHGAPGSVQTDSLTVYLAYDNSSILKSKKYFVDVETCSISRGAMLIDFYKNSKRKCNAEIVLEANRENFIKTLFNVLSN; via the coding sequence ATGGCTAGAAATGTAATATTAGATTCAGATACGGCTAGCGATGACACTATAGCAATTCTATTAGCTTCTAAACTTTTCAATTTAGTAGGAGTTACAATAGTTTCAGGAAATGTAAACTTTGAACAAGAAGTAAAAAATGCACTTTTTACTTTAGAATATTTTAATATGGACGTTCCAGTATTTATGGGAAGCTCTAGACCAATATTAGGTATTTGGAAAACAGTGGAGGAAGTTCATGGCAAAAAAGGTATGGGAAAAATAGAGCATTTAGAATCTAATAGGAAGGCAGAGAAAGAGCACGCAGTAGATGCTATAATAAGATTGTCAAAGGAGTACGATAACCTAGAAATTCTGGCGGTATCTCCCCTAACCAACTTAGCATTGGCCTATTTGAAAGATCCATCAATTGTTCAACGAATAAGAAAGGTCTGGATAATGGGTGGAGCATTTAGTAGAGGTAATACAACGTGCATAGCAGAGTTTAATTTTTGGGTAGATCCAGAAGCAGCAAAGATAGTGTTGCACGCTGGCTTTGATATTACTATAGTACCCTGGGAAGTAACTGAAGATGCTGCCTTTATAGATGATAACTTATGGAATAAAATTGAAAAATTAAACACTAGATCCTCTAATTTCTTTGTTTCAGTAAATAGCACTTTAAGGGAATATTCTAAAGCTCATGGTGCTCCAGGAAGTGTTCAAACAGATTCTTTAACAGTTTATTTAGCATATGATAATTCTTCTATATTAAAGTCTAAGAAATATTTTGTTGATGTAGAAACTTGTTCAATATCAAGGGGAGCAATGCTGATAGATTTTTATAAAAACTCTAAAAGAAAGTGTAATGCAGAAATTGTTCTAGAGGCAAATAGAGAAAATTTTATAAAAACGCTCTTTAATGTTCTTTCAAACTAG
- a CDS encoding archaea-specific SMC-related protein: protein MKFKVYNIGGIVNPLEVEISKGVSVYKAPNAYGKTSIARALLSLLTSSIKPDELLNVFADNGYIELEYEGKSYYRRIKRIRNKLLESSKLYMDDDRALLLSYFSPENKLLNQVLGGQENVEWFISSTSKIDEIKKKKEEVETKLSSLQKEREELNDKYKQALDLKAKMRNIDDEIARLEKEKESDKILNKTTHAITTTRQNKLNEIIDKINAKRNELNEIQTRLTKLELEIQQKESMIKPEIIKSFQDQIAQIDEELQRKSSLRNDTEIEIRLLERVLDEIKESEKKKLSTCYVCGSHVDPDAWKVRSDIISKELREKMASFDSIKKESEELSKKKDELSRRIKEIEALQNDVAKLRTSRQDLIDKIEAIKTQIENYERQKREMEDRFSRSSDMLRVVEVEDEPTRRIHELQKKRGELEYELSLLGVPNALLEKLSEKEKEIEDLQKLSEDLKKEYIRRLTIAREEFMKISNQLLSQLEFDLEAEINDNYQLVVKRNGATLDLKKLSSSERTTLALILVITGLKSYFKTPFFIVDESFMTFDQKRFDRLVNYLADVTDYIIITKSDENVEFVKETMEPQVSS, encoded by the coding sequence ATGAAGTTCAAAGTATATAATATCGGTGGTATAGTTAATCCGTTAGAGGTAGAAATTTCAAAAGGTGTCAGCGTATATAAAGCACCAAATGCATACGGTAAAACATCAATAGCTAGAGCATTACTATCGCTATTAACATCTAGCATAAAACCTGATGAGTTACTTAATGTATTTGCAGATAATGGATATATTGAGTTAGAATATGAAGGGAAATCATATTACAGAAGAATTAAAAGAATAAGAAATAAATTGTTGGAAAGCTCCAAACTTTACATGGATGATGATAGAGCCCTGCTATTATCATATTTCTCACCAGAGAATAAGCTATTAAATCAAGTCTTAGGCGGGCAAGAAAACGTAGAGTGGTTTATATCATCAACATCAAAAATAGATGAGATAAAGAAGAAGAAGGAAGAGGTTGAAACTAAACTTTCGAGTTTACAGAAGGAAAGAGAAGAATTAAATGACAAATATAAGCAGGCATTGGATCTTAAGGCAAAAATGAGAAATATAGACGACGAGATAGCTAGATTAGAAAAAGAAAAGGAAAGTGATAAAATCCTTAACAAGACTACGCATGCTATTACTACAACAAGACAGAACAAACTAAATGAAATCATAGATAAGATAAACGCAAAAAGAAACGAACTTAACGAAATTCAAACAAGACTCACTAAATTAGAATTAGAGATCCAACAAAAAGAAAGTATGATAAAACCTGAAATTATAAAATCATTCCAAGATCAAATAGCCCAGATCGATGAAGAATTACAAAGAAAATCCTCCTTGAGAAATGATACTGAAATAGAAATAAGACTATTAGAAAGAGTCCTTGATGAAATAAAAGAATCAGAAAAGAAAAAATTGTCCACTTGTTACGTATGTGGAAGTCATGTAGATCCTGATGCATGGAAAGTAAGAAGCGATATTATATCAAAAGAGTTAAGAGAAAAAATGGCCAGTTTTGATAGTATTAAGAAAGAGTCAGAAGAATTATCAAAGAAGAAGGATGAATTGAGCAGGAGAATCAAGGAAATAGAGGCATTACAAAATGATGTAGCTAAATTAAGAACTTCCAGACAAGATCTTATAGATAAAATAGAAGCAATAAAAACTCAGATAGAAAATTATGAAAGACAAAAAAGAGAGATGGAAGATAGATTTAGTAGAAGCTCTGATATGCTCAGAGTAGTTGAAGTCGAGGATGAACCTACTAGAAGGATTCATGAATTACAGAAAAAGAGAGGAGAGCTCGAATATGAACTTTCATTGCTTGGAGTACCTAATGCACTCCTAGAAAAACTTTCTGAAAAGGAAAAAGAGATTGAAGATTTACAAAAACTATCCGAAGATCTAAAGAAAGAATATATAAGAAGATTAACAATAGCTAGAGAAGAATTTATGAAAATTTCAAATCAGTTACTAAGTCAATTAGAATTTGATTTGGAAGCTGAAATTAATGATAATTATCAGCTAGTGGTAAAGAGAAATGGCGCTACACTAGATTTAAAGAAACTATCATCTTCAGAAAGGACTACTTTAGCGCTAATATTAGTAATAACTGGTCTGAAATCATATTTCAAGACGCCATTCTTCATAGTAGACGAATCATTTATGACATTCGATCAAAAAAGATTTGATAGATTAGTCAATTACCTAGCCGATGTAACTGACTATATAATAATAACAAAAAGCGATGAAAATGTTGAGTTTGTTAAGGAGACCATGGAACCTCAAGTCTCTTCATAA
- a CDS encoding CBS domain-containing protein, translating to MSTKVSQVATTKIHFVKDTDTVSFAAQEMKKFNLGSLLVLNSEQVVVGIITERDLVKVVADRNIDAKVSEYMTKDVKGVTEDTTVAEALNIMLENGFRHLPIIEKDGKVYGIVSIRDLAKAVLDPHFLQFGKEWTEVKGSGVICPVCGMEIDEYGYCGCGTGSG from the coding sequence ATGTCAACTAAAGTTTCACAAGTTGCAACAACAAAAATCCATTTTGTTAAAGATACTGATACAGTTAGCTTTGCAGCTCAAGAGATGAAAAAATTTAATCTTGGTTCTCTTTTAGTTCTAAATTCGGAACAAGTGGTTGTAGGTATAATAACTGAAAGAGACTTAGTTAAAGTAGTAGCTGATAGAAACATTGATGCTAAAGTATCAGAATACATGACTAAAGATGTTAAAGGAGTTACTGAAGATACAACTGTAGCAGAAGCGTTAAATATAATGCTTGAAAATGGATTTAGACATTTGCCTATAATAGAGAAAGATGGAAAAGTATATGGAATAGTTTCTATACGCGATTTAGCTAAAGCTGTTCTAGATCCACATTTTTTACAGTTTGGCAAGGAATGGACAGAAGTTAAGGGAAGCGGCGTTATATGCCCAGTATGTGGTATGGAAATAGATGAATATGGATATTGTGGATGCGGAACAGGGTCTGGCTAA
- a CDS encoding metallophosphoesterase family protein: MGLFHRKQNNNNVDSKPFKILYTSDIHGSDIVFKKFLNAGKMYKVDALIIGGDLAGKALIPIIELGEGKYEADGKTVGKEGLQQIITEIRNAGNYYIITDKKDVEVMQDDKKKVNEAFKTAISEVLRNWIKIADEKLSDTNMPLYYNLGNDDPEYMFDVLSESDRMIKTEGKLIQLGDYEMVSYGYVNPTPWNTPREMKEEDLYVKLKEEAEKVSNPEKAIFNFHAPPYGSNLDNAPLLDKNLKPVVKGGEIVMTHVGSTSVRKIEEEYQPLLGLHGHIHESRAFDKVGRTLVLNPGSEYGEGILHAVYIVLEGNKVKAHQFIIG; encoded by the coding sequence GTGGGCTTATTTCATAGAAAGCAAAACAATAATAATGTAGACTCAAAGCCTTTCAAGATTTTATACACGTCTGATATACATGGTTCAGATATAGTTTTCAAAAAGTTTCTAAATGCTGGTAAAATGTATAAAGTAGACGCATTAATTATAGGCGGAGATTTGGCAGGAAAGGCATTAATTCCCATAATAGAATTAGGTGAAGGAAAATATGAAGCTGATGGAAAAACTGTGGGTAAAGAAGGTTTACAACAAATTATAACCGAGATCAGAAATGCTGGAAATTATTATATAATAACTGATAAAAAAGATGTGGAAGTTATGCAAGATGATAAGAAAAAAGTTAATGAAGCTTTTAAGACGGCTATCTCAGAAGTATTAAGAAATTGGATAAAGATAGCAGATGAAAAACTATCAGATACAAATATGCCCTTATATTATAATCTAGGTAACGATGACCCTGAATACATGTTTGATGTTCTATCTGAAAGTGACAGAATGATAAAGACTGAAGGAAAATTGATTCAATTAGGAGATTATGAGATGGTATCTTATGGCTACGTTAATCCAACTCCTTGGAATACTCCTAGAGAAATGAAAGAGGAAGACTTGTATGTGAAATTGAAGGAAGAAGCTGAAAAAGTATCTAATCCAGAGAAGGCAATATTTAACTTTCATGCACCTCCTTACGGTAGTAATTTAGATAATGCTCCATTGCTTGATAAAAATTTGAAGCCAGTAGTTAAAGGTGGAGAAATAGTTATGACACATGTAGGTTCTACTTCAGTAAGGAAAATAGAGGAAGAATACCAACCATTATTAGGTTTACATGGACATATTCATGAATCTAGAGCTTTTGACAAGGTTGGAAGAACTCTTGTATTAAATCCAGGAAGTGAGTATGGAGAAGGTATTCTACACGCTGTATATATAGTCTTAGAAGGCAACAAGGTAAAAGCACATCAGTTTATCATAGGGTAA
- a CDS encoding 2,3-diphosphoglycerate-dependent phosphoglycerate mutase has translation MVLLLFIRHGQSESNVNKILSHDINGYPLTNEGKLQAKKTADELKKIRISKIFTSPVLRAYQTASIIGNELGIIPIIDDRLRERGLGELNNKKFDPNDHWKLKLTKGQIEVKGLESWDSMKKRLSEFVYSLADNDCAIVVVSHYDPIRALIGYILDLDDLSAYGISLPNASITTVEFEKDKNMFKIHSIGSPIISQSLLSKLNRYIITINT, from the coding sequence ATGGTCCTACTACTCTTTATACGGCATGGACAAAGTGAATCTAATGTTAACAAAATTTTATCACATGATATTAATGGCTATCCTTTAACTAATGAAGGTAAATTACAAGCTAAGAAGACTGCTGATGAACTGAAAAAAATAAGAATTTCGAAGATTTTTACAAGCCCAGTGCTTAGAGCATATCAGACTGCATCAATTATAGGAAATGAACTTGGAATAATACCCATAATAGATGATAGACTTAGAGAAAGGGGATTAGGTGAATTAAATAATAAGAAATTTGATCCAAATGATCATTGGAAATTGAAGTTAACAAAAGGGCAAATAGAAGTTAAAGGTTTAGAAAGCTGGGATTCAATGAAAAAAAGACTATCAGAATTTGTATATTCGCTCGCTGACAATGATTGCGCAATAGTAGTAGTAAGTCATTATGATCCTATAAGAGCACTAATAGGATATATTTTAGATTTAGACGATCTATCAGCGTATGGAATTTCATTACCAAACGCTAGTATAACTACTGTAGAATTCGAAAAAGATAAGAATATGTTTAAAATACACTCTATAGGTTCACCGATTATATCCCAGAGCCTATTATCTAAACTCAATAGATATATTATTACTATTAATACTTGA
- a CDS encoding D-aminoacyl-tRNA deacylase — protein MNIEIIVSEKDPVGRTAKKLFDFKEVKDDVTDFTYNDADAIVILSRHESSSHIPAFTVHYPGNPSEKAMGGRPKTLGIAFPRLLTSIYREMLKINVNIDKVIEATHHGPTLNKPVVFAEIGSSEEYWENEKLVKELVNSVVNGIDKYQSISCEKIAVGFGGPHYATYFSELAKKYCISHIISKHYLTELDSNIINQVIQNSIDRIDTIIFDSVNRNLRQKIMSSINSNNISIEFR, from the coding sequence TTGAACATAGAGATAATAGTTTCAGAAAAAGACCCAGTAGGGAGAACGGCTAAGAAATTGTTTGATTTTAAAGAAGTAAAGGATGATGTAACAGATTTTACTTATAATGATGCAGATGCTATAGTTATACTTAGTAGGCACGAAAGCTCATCACATATACCAGCATTCACTGTACATTACCCTGGTAATCCTTCTGAAAAAGCTATGGGAGGTCGGCCTAAAACTTTAGGAATAGCGTTTCCTAGACTTTTAACGTCTATATATAGAGAAATGCTTAAAATTAATGTGAATATAGACAAAGTGATAGAGGCCACACATCATGGCCCTACATTAAATAAGCCAGTGGTATTTGCTGAGATAGGAAGCAGTGAAGAATATTGGGAAAATGAAAAATTAGTAAAAGAGCTGGTAAATTCAGTAGTTAACGGTATAGATAAATATCAATCTATATCATGCGAAAAAATAGCAGTTGGTTTTGGTGGCCCTCATTATGCTACATATTTTAGCGAACTAGCCAAAAAATATTGTATATCTCATATTATATCAAAACACTATTTAACAGAATTAGATTCGAACATAATTAATCAGGTAATACAAAATAGTATTGATAGAATTGATACCATAATATTCGATAGTGTAAACCGTAATTTACGTCAAAAAATAATGTCAAGTATTAATAGTAATAATATATCTATTGAGTTTAGATAA
- a CDS encoding NAD(P)/FAD-dependent oxidoreductase, whose protein sequence is MYDFAIIGGGITGLLAAYYIGGNTIVIDDNSGNSRASLWSIIPPLCGKFYNQCIDAEKYYSELCDNFHVYCKRTHIIRYSDNKIGGKEIDKTELSRIEPNLNLDNAEYYDNGFFVEGNELIDKLSEKVKLYITRVKELRISNNNVKSILTTNGEISAKNIILTTGYKTKSLLSNININLYKGHLLILNKVGLNGILIYKDRIAVEGNNLYINGDSNNDTTKNINYDEVNKSVQKIGEVLPIDTHKFSIKVGFRTISDNGDPIIKKIFDNTVLVTGYKFGFALAPILISQVKDLL, encoded by the coding sequence ATGTATGACTTTGCAATTATTGGTGGGGGAATCACTGGATTACTAGCAGCCTATTATATAGGCGGGAATACTATTGTGATAGATGATAATTCTGGTAATTCGAGAGCTAGTCTTTGGAGTATAATTCCACCACTATGTGGAAAATTCTATAATCAGTGTATTGATGCTGAGAAATATTATAGTGAATTATGTGATAATTTTCATGTTTATTGTAAAAGGACTCACATAATAAGATATTCAGATAATAAAATAGGTGGAAAGGAGATAGATAAGACTGAACTAAGTAGAATTGAGCCTAATCTAAATTTAGATAATGCAGAATATTATGATAATGGATTTTTTGTTGAAGGAAACGAGCTTATAGATAAACTCTCAGAAAAAGTTAAGCTGTATATAACTAGAGTAAAAGAACTTAGAATTAGTAACAATAACGTTAAAAGTATACTTACTACAAATGGTGAAATTTCGGCCAAAAATATTATATTAACTACTGGATATAAAACTAAGTCTTTATTGTCTAACATAAATATAAATTTATACAAGGGTCATCTTTTAATTCTAAATAAAGTTGGATTAAATGGAATATTAATTTATAAAGACAGAATAGCCGTAGAAGGAAATAATCTTTACATTAATGGGGATTCAAATAATGATACTACCAAAAACATAAACTATGATGAAGTTAATAAGAGTGTACAAAAAATTGGAGAAGTTTTACCAATAGATACACATAAATTTTCAATAAAAGTAGGTTTTAGGACTATTTCTGATAATGGCGATCCTATTATTAAAAAAATATTTGATAATACAGTTCTGGTAACAGGCTATAAATTTGGTTTTGCATTAGCTCCAATTCTAATAAGCCAAGTAAAAGATCTATTATAG